Proteins from one Stigmatella aurantiaca genomic window:
- a CDS encoding helix-turn-helix transcriptional regulator yields the protein MEKTLAARLGAAARLARQRLNLTQADVAERIGIASEVYGRLERGHMLPSIQTFRRLCVVLSISADEALGLKPSQDVKWAAEPPSDAGEPAELRRLMRRARQLDRSAIRLLSVLASNFRPRGG from the coding sequence ATGGAAAAGACCCTCGCAGCCAGGCTCGGCGCGGCTGCTCGCCTCGCTCGACAGCGCCTCAACCTCACGCAGGCCGACGTCGCTGAGCGCATTGGTATTGCGAGCGAAGTCTATGGCCGTCTGGAGCGCGGCCACATGCTGCCGAGCATCCAGACTTTTCGCCGGCTGTGCGTGGTGCTCTCCATCTCCGCGGACGAAGCGCTGGGCCTCAAGCCCTCGCAGGACGTGAAGTGGGCCGCGGAGCCTCCTTCGGATGCCGGCGAGCCCGCGGAGCTGCGCCGGCTCATGCGCCGCGCCCGCCAACTGGACCGCAGCGCCATCCGCCTGCTCAGCGTCCTGGCGTCGAACTTCCGGCCTCGCGGCGGTTGA
- a CDS encoding response regulator, protein MVRVKLPCFLFVDQNPLWLSALGRASRDLPGSKLLARNAEEALRLLRQHAPEVVVSGYCLPEVDGLSLLEQMKALDPRVACVLHTAHPPGKLRSARGIALVEKASPPGTLPSVLKALYIALTGQLPTSPGEPDTA, encoded by the coding sequence ATGGTTCGCGTGAAATTGCCCTGCTTTCTCTTCGTGGATCAGAACCCGCTCTGGCTGTCGGCGCTGGGGCGTGCGAGCCGCGATCTTCCGGGCTCCAAGCTCCTGGCCCGCAACGCGGAAGAGGCGCTGCGCCTGCTGCGGCAGCACGCGCCCGAAGTCGTCGTGAGCGGCTACTGCCTGCCGGAAGTGGACGGCCTGAGCTTGCTGGAGCAGATGAAGGCCCTGGACCCCCGCGTGGCCTGCGTGCTGCACACCGCGCATCCCCCGGGGAAGCTGCGGAGCGCGCGCGGCATCGCGCTGGTGGAGAAGGCCTCCCCTCCCGGGACGCTCCCGTCCGTCCTGAAGGCGCTCTACATCGCGCTCACCGGACAGCTGCCCACCTCACCGGGAGAACCTGACACGGCCTGA
- a CDS encoding thioesterase II family protein, with protein MTNAVPGGGNAFHPTVKTWFPFARPRPEARLRMVCFPFAGGTASFLQRWVDLIPDVEAFAAQYPGRETRFTETPFRDVRTLAEALGPVVRSLADRPLVFFGYSLGTLVAVEVARWLIRQGGPAPLGLLVAAGTPPGRRTSRPLYALSEKDFIQALEEYGGTPPQVLAHKDLMEMLIPMLRSDFEMVDTYKLTDASPLPVPVHAFSGDRDSHALPPVMEGWKDFTSTPDFSLQVFPGEHFFINTAADSLREAMERSMLRWCPRAP; from the coding sequence ATGACGAACGCCGTTCCCGGGGGTGGAAACGCCTTCCACCCCACAGTGAAGACCTGGTTTCCTTTTGCCCGGCCCCGGCCCGAGGCCCGCCTGCGCATGGTGTGCTTTCCCTTCGCGGGCGGGACGGCCTCCTTCCTTCAGCGGTGGGTGGACCTGATTCCGGACGTGGAGGCGTTCGCCGCGCAGTACCCCGGGCGGGAGACGCGCTTCACCGAGACGCCCTTCCGGGATGTGCGCACGCTGGCCGAGGCGCTGGGGCCCGTGGTGCGCTCCCTGGCGGACCGTCCGCTCGTGTTCTTTGGCTACAGCCTGGGCACCCTCGTGGCCGTGGAGGTGGCGCGCTGGCTGATTCGCCAGGGCGGGCCTGCGCCCCTGGGGTTGCTGGTGGCCGCGGGCACGCCCCCGGGCCGCCGGACGTCCCGTCCGCTCTACGCGCTCTCGGAGAAGGACTTCATCCAGGCCCTGGAGGAGTACGGGGGCACCCCTCCCCAGGTGCTCGCGCACAAGGACCTGATGGAGATGCTGATTCCCATGCTGCGCTCCGACTTCGAGATGGTGGACACCTACAAGCTCACCGACGCCTCGCCGCTGCCGGTCCCCGTGCATGCCTTCTCGGGGGATCGGGACTCGCATGCCCTGCCGCCCGTGATGGAGGGGTGGAAGGACTTCACCTCCACCCCGGACTTCTCGCTGCAGGTCTTCCCCGGGGAGCACTTCTTCATCAACACCGCGGCGGACAGCCTGCGTGAGGCGATGGAGCGCTCGATGCTCCGGTGGTGCCCCCGGGCACCGTGA
- a CDS encoding glutathione S-transferase family protein — MIDLYTWATPNGYKVSVTLEELGLPYTVHPVDIGKGEQKQPPFLRINPNGRIPAIVDRSEGDFAVFESGAIMLYLAEKAGKLLPTDRQGRSRVTQWLMFQMAGVGPMQGQANVFFRYFPEKIQPAIDRYQNETRRLYTVLDTRLSESEYLAGDYSIADIANWAWVRVHGWAGVSVEGLPHLQRWLAAIEQRPAAQKGVTVPHESKLDASTTQDRIASAQAMLQR; from the coding sequence ATGATCGACCTGTACACCTGGGCCACCCCCAACGGATACAAGGTGTCCGTCACGCTGGAGGAGCTGGGCCTGCCCTATACCGTTCACCCGGTGGACATTGGCAAGGGTGAGCAGAAGCAGCCGCCGTTCCTGCGAATCAACCCCAACGGCCGCATCCCCGCCATCGTGGACCGGAGCGAGGGGGACTTCGCGGTGTTCGAGTCGGGGGCCATCATGCTCTACCTCGCCGAGAAGGCAGGGAAGCTCTTGCCCACTGACCGGCAGGGCCGCTCCCGGGTGACGCAGTGGCTGATGTTCCAGATGGCCGGGGTAGGGCCCATGCAGGGCCAGGCCAACGTCTTCTTCCGCTACTTCCCGGAGAAGATCCAGCCGGCCATCGACCGCTACCAGAACGAGACGCGGCGGCTCTACACCGTGCTCGACACGCGCCTCTCAGAGAGCGAGTACCTGGCCGGGGACTACAGCATCGCCGACATCGCCAACTGGGCGTGGGTGCGCGTCCACGGCTGGGCGGGGGTCTCCGTGGAGGGGCTGCCGCACTTGCAGCGCTGGCTGGCCGCCATCGAGCAGCGGCCCGCCGCCCAGAAGGGGGTGACGGTGCCTCATGAGTCGAAGCTCGACGCCTCCACCACGCAGGACCGGATCGCGTCGGCCCAGGCCATGCTTCAGCGGTAG
- a CDS encoding type IV pilus twitching motility protein PilT, with the protein MGVQNGASDIHFRPGDPPIYRVNGVLRPLRMDKLLPEHTREVALHLIHEENKRNQIDSIQEHDASYGLQGVARFRVNIYRQRGTLAIILRIIPANVPTAESLGLPEVIKTIASQDRGLVLVTGATGSGKSSTLASMIDHINRNESLHILTIEDPIEFIYKNVKSSISQREIGPDTNSFAMALRAALRQDPDVILVGEMRDTETIDIALKASETGHLVLSTVHTTDASRTINRLVSVFNSEEQTMVRMRLADNLKATISQRLLPRADNKGRAVALEIMVQTKTIQEYIREDRTSEIKDVIEKGRDTYGMQSFDQHLSQLYRAGLITLETASSAATNPADFQRALEFE; encoded by the coding sequence GTGGGCGTGCAGAACGGCGCCTCCGACATCCACTTCCGCCCCGGGGATCCGCCCATCTACCGGGTCAATGGCGTGCTCCGTCCCTTGCGGATGGACAAGCTGCTGCCCGAGCACACCCGTGAAGTGGCCCTGCACCTCATCCACGAGGAGAACAAGCGCAACCAGATCGACAGCATCCAGGAGCACGATGCGTCATATGGCTTGCAGGGCGTGGCCCGCTTCCGCGTGAACATCTACCGGCAGCGCGGCACCCTGGCCATCATCCTGCGCATCATCCCGGCCAACGTGCCCACCGCCGAGTCGCTCGGCCTGCCCGAGGTCATCAAGACCATCGCCAGCCAGGACCGCGGCCTGGTGCTCGTCACGGGCGCCACGGGCTCGGGCAAGAGCTCCACGCTGGCCTCGATGATCGACCACATCAACCGCAACGAGAGCCTGCACATCCTCACCATCGAGGACCCGATCGAGTTCATCTACAAGAACGTCAAGTCCTCCATCTCGCAGCGGGAGATCGGCCCGGACACCAACAGCTTCGCCATGGCGCTGCGCGCGGCGCTGCGGCAGGACCCGGACGTCATCCTCGTGGGCGAGATGCGCGACACGGAGACCATCGACATCGCGCTCAAGGCCTCCGAGACGGGCCACCTGGTGCTCTCCACCGTGCACACCACGGACGCCTCGCGCACCATCAACCGCCTGGTGTCGGTGTTCAACTCCGAGGAGCAGACCATGGTGCGCATGCGCCTGGCCGACAACCTCAAGGCCACCATCTCCCAGCGCCTCCTGCCCCGCGCCGACAACAAGGGCCGCGCCGTGGCCCTGGAAATCATGGTCCAGACAAAAACCATTCAGGAGTACATCCGCGAGGACCGGACCAGCGAAATCAAGGACGTCATCGAGAAGGGCCGCGACACCTACGGCATGCAGTCCTTCGACCAGCACTTGAGCCAGCTGTACCGCGCGGGCCTCATCACCCTGGAGACGGCCAGCAGCGCCGCCACCAACCCCGCCGACTTCCAGCGCGCGCTCGAGTTCGAATGA
- a CDS encoding beta-1,3-glucanase family protein has protein sequence MNTSGSRFGKRLWRSVTAGCVLATAVGCDGGAEPQDVTPPQAVEQEAIVGSRYQAESWASGTTGVFNEGGGEGQSVAGFQVNEVIRYNSVNFSNANQIQIRLAAPYAGGKAELWADAVGSGTKLGTVSVDAATGGDWNAFATKTVSITPVSGTRALFFKGIATGGDWLFKLDWFELHGGGTTEPPPTTPAGTIPVVVTNKCPYNLNVTLTGVNSIALERDGAGNPIYRNLARGASYTYATPANYPSGRVSAYKVLPTPQSPRELEKAEFTLEKPSGGSQLIHYNLTYVDHVGLPMEISSAGSGSSCVAVRCNKSASAIESAIAGQCPDGLRYSMGGGTICLAPRSFCLDGEYASDPRRGDVCTRLDGEIARCASKYPGQCNPGTAKTAQAYACSPPFFDMSAKWCAALNRGTVDMPDSTDVSKYYNTGKPYNQYAKWVHQQCGAVYGFAYDDYPMAANQAGFFTCTGGQQMNVTFCPAG, from the coding sequence ATGAACACCTCAGGTTCACGTTTCGGGAAGAGGCTGTGGCGCTCGGTGACGGCGGGCTGTGTGCTCGCCACCGCGGTGGGATGTGATGGGGGCGCGGAGCCCCAGGACGTCACCCCGCCGCAAGCGGTGGAGCAGGAGGCCATCGTCGGGAGCCGGTACCAGGCGGAGTCCTGGGCCAGCGGCACCACGGGCGTGTTCAACGAGGGCGGCGGCGAAGGGCAGTCCGTGGCCGGGTTCCAGGTCAACGAGGTGATCCGCTACAACTCGGTGAACTTCTCCAACGCGAACCAGATCCAAATCCGCCTGGCGGCCCCCTACGCGGGCGGCAAGGCGGAGCTCTGGGCGGACGCGGTGGGCAGCGGCACGAAGCTCGGAACGGTGAGCGTGGATGCGGCCACCGGCGGCGACTGGAACGCCTTCGCCACCAAGACCGTCAGCATCACCCCGGTGAGCGGCACGCGCGCGCTCTTCTTCAAGGGCATCGCCACGGGCGGGGACTGGCTGTTCAAGCTCGACTGGTTCGAGCTGCACGGCGGTGGCACGACGGAGCCGCCCCCCACCACGCCCGCGGGCACCATCCCGGTGGTGGTGACCAACAAGTGCCCCTACAACCTCAACGTGACGCTGACGGGCGTGAACAGCATCGCCCTGGAGCGGGACGGCGCGGGCAACCCCATCTACCGGAACCTCGCCCGGGGGGCGAGCTACACCTATGCCACCCCGGCCAACTACCCCAGCGGCCGCGTGAGCGCGTACAAGGTGCTGCCCACGCCCCAGTCGCCCCGGGAGCTGGAGAAGGCGGAGTTCACCCTGGAGAAGCCCTCGGGCGGCTCGCAGCTCATCCACTACAACCTGACGTACGTGGACCACGTGGGCCTGCCCATGGAGATCTCCAGCGCGGGCTCCGGCTCGAGCTGCGTGGCGGTGCGGTGCAACAAGTCCGCGAGCGCCATCGAGTCGGCCATCGCCGGCCAGTGCCCGGACGGCCTGCGCTACTCCATGGGTGGCGGCACCATCTGCCTCGCGCCGCGCTCCTTCTGTCTGGACGGGGAGTACGCCAGTGATCCGCGCCGCGGCGACGTCTGCACGCGGCTGGACGGCGAGATTGCCCGCTGCGCCAGCAAGTACCCGGGCCAGTGCAACCCGGGCACGGCGAAGACGGCCCAGGCGTACGCCTGCTCGCCGCCGTTCTTCGACATGAGCGCCAAGTGGTGCGCCGCGCTGAACCGCGGCACGGTGGACATGCCGGACAGCACGGACGTGTCGAAGTACTACAACACGGGCAAGCCCTATAACCAGTACGCCAAGTGGGTCCACCAGCAGTGCGGCGCCGTGTACGGGTTCGCGTACGACGACTACCCGATGGCCGCCAACCAGGCCGGCTTCTTCACCTGCACCGGCGGGCAGCAGATGAACGTGACGTTCTGCCCGGCGGGCTGA
- a CDS encoding glycoside hydrolase family 43 protein, whose translation MRWLNFLQSAVLAASLQACGPETAALPEPGAEALASQEQSLGRLSIKNADPTIIRVGSTYISAETEGGRIYVRTAASVDGLAGAAKQQIWGNPNNWSEVWAPQLIMSGGTYYIYFTAGAGSAHRMYVIQSRSPNTGYSAAQALALPDNKWAIDGTAFIYKNQWYFVWSGWVGDQNGEQTLFIARMSSPTQVTGPRYVISQPREWWEKVDVNPPTRVNEGPEPIIDPNGQLHIVYSANGSWDVNYCLADLRLRAGGDPTYVWDWFKANGCFFSANGGIMMSGWHPTLYAKGVGHHSFVLLNGDPNTSPPAGPTFPLAYHGVPKADYPNPFWGGRYWYSGTFQWWGNTTYTRGSESNTGWSLKFYE comes from the coding sequence ATGCGCTGGTTGAACTTCCTGCAAAGTGCCGTTCTCGCTGCCTCCCTCCAAGCCTGTGGTCCCGAGACGGCTGCGCTCCCGGAGCCCGGCGCGGAAGCCCTCGCGTCCCAAGAGCAGTCCCTGGGGCGGCTCTCCATCAAGAATGCCGACCCCACGATCATCCGGGTGGGCAGCACCTACATCTCCGCGGAGACCGAAGGGGGCCGGATTTATGTGCGGACGGCCGCCTCCGTGGACGGGCTGGCCGGAGCGGCCAAGCAGCAGATCTGGGGCAACCCCAACAACTGGTCGGAGGTGTGGGCGCCCCAGCTCATCATGAGCGGGGGGACCTACTACATCTACTTCACGGCGGGGGCCGGCAGCGCCCACCGCATGTACGTCATCCAGTCCCGCTCGCCCAACACGGGCTACTCGGCGGCCCAGGCGCTGGCCCTGCCCGACAACAAGTGGGCCATCGACGGCACGGCCTTCATCTACAAGAACCAGTGGTACTTCGTCTGGTCCGGCTGGGTGGGTGACCAGAACGGTGAGCAGACGCTGTTCATCGCGCGGATGTCGAGCCCGACCCAAGTCACCGGCCCCCGCTACGTCATCTCCCAGCCCCGGGAGTGGTGGGAGAAGGTCGACGTCAACCCGCCCACGCGCGTCAACGAAGGGCCCGAGCCCATCATCGATCCCAACGGGCAGCTGCACATCGTCTACTCGGCCAACGGAAGCTGGGACGTGAACTACTGCCTGGCGGACCTGCGGCTCCGGGCGGGCGGAGACCCCACCTACGTCTGGGACTGGTTCAAGGCCAACGGCTGCTTCTTCAGCGCCAACGGCGGCATCATGATGAGCGGCTGGCACCCGACGCTGTACGCCAAGGGCGTGGGCCACCACTCCTTCGTGCTGCTCAACGGGGACCCGAACACCAGCCCCCCCGCAGGCCCCACCTTCCCCCTGGCCTACCACGGCGTGCCCAAGGCCGATTACCCCAACCCCTTCTGGGGCGGACGGTACTGGTACTCCGGGACGTTCCAGTGGTGGGGCAACACCACCTATACGCGTGGCTCCGAGAGCAACACGGGTTGGAGTCTGAAGTTCTACGAGTAG
- a CDS encoding dienelactone hydrolase family protein: MSTRLHYPRPDGQEAQGSLALPSSGTGGPSVVVLHEWWGLTGTVEQVTDRLAAEGYRALAVDYYRGYVASSKLEAMRKRMSLDIPDVVTQDVRGAAQYLKASGGKTAVLGFSLGGAVATMAACQVPEFDAGISFYGIPPGKNADPGQIRIPFQAHYGLSDDWYPVPQIDALEARMREGGVDVDFHRYEAKHGFFSTHWPEEYDAAAAEQAWGHLLRFLAARLRG; this comes from the coding sequence ATGAGCACCCGCCTCCACTACCCACGCCCTGATGGCCAGGAGGCCCAGGGCAGCCTGGCCCTTCCCTCCTCCGGGACGGGGGGGCCTTCCGTGGTGGTGCTGCACGAGTGGTGGGGGCTCACCGGGACGGTGGAGCAGGTGACGGACCGGCTCGCGGCCGAGGGCTACCGCGCCCTCGCCGTGGACTACTACCGGGGCTACGTCGCCAGTTCCAAGCTGGAGGCGATGCGCAAGCGCATGTCCCTGGACATCCCGGACGTGGTGACCCAGGACGTCCGGGGGGCGGCGCAGTACCTCAAGGCCTCCGGAGGAAAGACGGCCGTGCTGGGCTTCTCCCTCGGGGGGGCCGTGGCCACGATGGCGGCCTGCCAGGTGCCCGAGTTCGACGCGGGCATCTCCTTCTACGGCATTCCCCCCGGGAAGAACGCGGACCCGGGGCAGATCCGCATCCCCTTCCAGGCGCACTACGGGCTGTCGGATGACTGGTACCCCGTGCCGCAGATCGACGCGCTGGAGGCGCGCATGCGCGAGGGCGGGGTGGACGTGGACTTCCACCGCTACGAGGCCAAGCACGGCTTCTTCAGCACGCACTGGCCCGAGGAGTACGACGCGGCCGCGGCGGAGCAGGCCTGGGGACACCTGCTCCGGTTCCTCGCGGCCCGGCTACGCGGCTGA
- a CDS encoding AMP-binding protein — MSGANVFTFLLTRHLEAGRGERPAYRQSGRTYTYAELERLSARAAGLLHEAGVRRGERVLCLAGDSVEIIALVLGAFRLGAVAVVANQLSPAAKLRFLCQDTAAPVVVVSSISAPALASWTERPASLRSLWFQGEGETGGLPRLEEAIAVMPPRDPVEAVEGTHPACWQYTHGADGTELAVVHAHGGLAAAVEPFARARLHLREDDLVFSIAKLYFGYGFANSLVFPLAAGACALLHPGRSDVLTVMELVRRERPTLFFGVPTFYAGILKVPSAAQRFDVSSVRAFISAGEALSVPLARKFQETFGMLPVNGLGSTEMFHIYIATELDGAPAGSLGTVTPGHEVRLLSAQGQPVAEGEVGELWAKGPHLGVGYAHHPEHTRRVFVDGWVRTGDLLSRDAGGAYTFHGRTDDLLKVAGQKTLVSEIEQCLRSHESVREAQVQVVVDEDGIRDLLAKVRLREGVPTGNATVRTLRTFMRERLLPHYCPSKIEVLAGSAA; from the coding sequence GTGAGCGGAGCCAACGTCTTCACGTTCCTGCTGACGCGGCACCTGGAGGCGGGCAGGGGAGAGCGGCCCGCGTACCGCCAGTCTGGGCGGACCTATACCTACGCCGAGCTGGAGCGCCTCTCGGCCCGGGCCGCCGGGCTGCTGCACGAGGCGGGGGTCCGCCGGGGCGAGCGCGTGCTCTGCCTGGCCGGGGACAGCGTGGAGATCATCGCCCTGGTGCTCGGGGCCTTCCGGTTGGGGGCGGTGGCGGTCGTGGCCAACCAGCTCTCGCCCGCGGCCAAGCTGCGCTTCCTGTGCCAGGACACGGCGGCGCCGGTGGTCGTCGTGTCCTCCATCAGCGCCCCGGCGCTGGCCTCCTGGACGGAGCGGCCCGCCTCGCTGCGCAGCCTCTGGTTCCAGGGCGAGGGCGAGACGGGAGGCCTCCCCCGGCTGGAGGAGGCGATCGCCGTCATGCCCCCGCGCGACCCGGTGGAGGCCGTCGAGGGCACCCACCCCGCGTGCTGGCAGTACACCCACGGGGCGGACGGCACGGAGCTGGCGGTGGTGCACGCCCACGGCGGGCTGGCCGCGGCGGTGGAGCCCTTCGCGCGCGCGAGGCTGCACCTGCGCGAGGACGATCTCGTCTTCTCCATCGCCAAGCTGTACTTCGGTTACGGCTTCGCCAACTCGCTGGTGTTCCCGCTGGCGGCCGGCGCGTGCGCGCTGCTGCACCCGGGCCGCTCGGACGTGCTGACGGTGATGGAGCTGGTGCGGCGCGAGCGCCCCACGCTCTTCTTCGGCGTGCCCACCTTCTATGCGGGCATCTTGAAGGTGCCCTCGGCCGCCCAGCGCTTCGATGTCTCCAGCGTGCGGGCCTTCATCTCCGCCGGCGAGGCGCTGAGCGTCCCACTGGCGCGCAAGTTCCAGGAGACCTTCGGCATGCTGCCCGTCAACGGGCTGGGCTCGACGGAGATGTTCCATATCTACATCGCCACGGAGCTGGACGGCGCGCCCGCGGGCTCCCTGGGCACCGTCACGCCGGGCCATGAGGTGCGCCTGCTCTCGGCCCAGGGCCAGCCGGTGGCCGAGGGCGAGGTGGGCGAGCTGTGGGCGAAGGGGCCGCACCTCGGCGTGGGCTATGCGCACCACCCGGAGCACACCCGCCGCGTCTTCGTGGACGGCTGGGTGCGGACCGGGGACCTGCTGAGCCGGGACGCGGGCGGCGCCTATACCTTCCACGGCCGGACCGATGACCTGCTGAAGGTGGCCGGGCAGAAGACGTTGGTCTCCGAGATCGAACAGTGCCTGCGCTCGCACGAGTCGGTGCGGGAGGCCCAGGTCCAGGTGGTGGTGGACGAGGATGGCATCCGCGATCTGCTCGCGAAGGTGCGCCTGCGCGAGGGCGTGCCCACGGGCAACGCCACGGTGCGCACGCTGCGCACCTTCATGCGCGAGCGGCTGCTGCCCCACTACTGCCCCTCGAAGATCGAGGTGCTGGCCGGCTCAGCCGCGTAG
- a CDS encoding beta-ketoacyl-[acyl-carrier-protein] synthase family protein, whose amino-acid sequence MSGSDVVITGLGAITPFGVGAAAVRQALLERRTAFASSAPTMDAMPPLEPFLSARVAESAASTVLGKKGLRAVNPESQLFIAAAQLALREAGVDSAHLDPTHIGLFAGTVRGGLDEYLRYHIESLVWGMHRVSATRGPNTGFNAPASHGSIRLKLQAANMTLSSRTAASLDAISQGADFIRKGRARFILAGGIETFSYAAADALHADGQVPSGPPRPYDAQRGRPVPGEGAVVLLLETRENAQARGAKILATVGAWSTAFEPAIRGASVAAAGVRSLKGALSREGIEAKGIGAIFSSAAGSVETDAAEAQALGEVFGPALSETPLCAVKGTAGEWDGASGALQALAAVQTLAEGVLPPTAGTESVDPALPRMRIPKEPLAGTYQRALVHVLDPSGRSSTLILRGAEG is encoded by the coding sequence GTGAGCGGATCAGACGTGGTCATCACGGGGCTGGGGGCCATCACGCCGTTCGGCGTGGGGGCGGCGGCGGTGCGCCAGGCGCTTCTGGAGCGGCGGACGGCCTTCGCCTCGTCGGCTCCCACGATGGATGCAATGCCCCCGCTGGAGCCCTTCCTCTCGGCCCGGGTGGCCGAGTCCGCGGCCAGCACGGTGCTGGGCAAGAAGGGGCTCCGGGCGGTCAACCCCGAGTCCCAGCTCTTCATCGCCGCGGCCCAGCTCGCCCTGCGCGAGGCCGGGGTCGACTCCGCCCACCTGGACCCGACCCACATCGGCCTGTTCGCGGGCACGGTGCGCGGGGGCCTGGACGAGTACCTGCGCTACCACATCGAGAGCCTCGTGTGGGGCATGCACCGGGTCAGCGCCACGCGCGGTCCGAACACGGGCTTCAACGCGCCGGCCTCTCACGGCTCCATCCGGCTGAAGCTGCAGGCGGCCAACATGACGCTGTCCAGCCGGACGGCGGCCTCGCTGGATGCCATCTCCCAGGGCGCGGACTTCATCCGCAAGGGCCGGGCGCGGTTCATCCTCGCGGGCGGCATCGAGACGTTCAGCTACGCGGCGGCCGATGCCCTCCACGCCGACGGCCAGGTCCCCTCGGGGCCTCCCCGGCCGTATGACGCCCAGCGCGGCCGGCCCGTCCCCGGAGAGGGGGCGGTGGTGTTGCTGCTGGAGACGCGCGAGAACGCCCAGGCGCGCGGCGCCAAGATTCTGGCCACGGTGGGCGCCTGGTCCACCGCGTTCGAGCCGGCGATCCGGGGCGCGAGCGTGGCCGCCGCCGGCGTGCGCTCCCTCAAGGGCGCGCTCAGCCGCGAGGGCATCGAGGCCAAGGGCATCGGCGCCATCTTCTCCTCCGCCGCGGGCAGTGTGGAGACGGATGCCGCGGAGGCGCAGGCCCTGGGCGAGGTGTTCGGGCCGGCCTTGAGCGAGACGCCGCTGTGCGCCGTCAAGGGCACCGCGGGCGAGTGGGATGGGGCCAGCGGCGCGCTGCAGGCGCTCGCGGCCGTGCAGACGCTGGCCGAGGGCGTGCTGCCGCCCACGGCGGGCACCGAGAGCGTGGACCCCGCGCTGCCCCGCATGCGGATTCCGAAGGAGCCGCTCGCGGGCACCTACCAGCGGGCCCTGGTGCACGTGCTGGATCCGTCCGGCCGCTCCTCGACCCTCATCCTGCGGGGAGCCGAGGGGTGA
- a CDS encoding beta-ketoacyl-[acyl-carrier-protein] synthase family protein: MSKRNVVVTGVSVITSVGVGVDAFWSAVCRGEVGTGKLTRFSPEGLRSDRAGEIKNFDDTKAFRHLDPAPHQRGTRLAMSASRMAVEDAKLSAGSLEGVSERAGVVMGVVVANRPGLEAPYGQGHKQPEGRKPVSLRAHDVALVSEVPASELGLRGPSLVIPTACAAGNSAIGCAMDLIQDGHADLMLAGGVDELSPAMLMMFSLFDAMSTDVVRPFDKNRRGLILSEGAAVLVLEAEEHARARGAHIYGRVLGHGNFADAHDMTHPHPEGLGARLAMASALRESGLSPKDVHYVSAHGTGTPTNDPTEARAIRDLFGSHTDSLPVSSIKSMLGHSQGAASAIESVACLMAMRDGVVPPTVNFTEADPECQALDVVPNQARKHRVQVAMNNAFGFGGNISCVVFGQ, from the coding sequence ATGAGCAAGCGGAATGTCGTCGTCACGGGGGTGAGCGTCATCACCTCCGTGGGGGTGGGTGTCGACGCCTTCTGGTCCGCGGTCTGCCGCGGCGAAGTGGGGACGGGCAAGCTCACCCGGTTCTCCCCCGAGGGGCTGCGCAGTGACCGCGCAGGCGAAATCAAGAACTTCGATGACACGAAGGCCTTCCGGCACCTGGACCCGGCGCCGCACCAGCGCGGGACGCGGCTCGCCATGTCGGCCTCGCGCATGGCCGTCGAGGACGCGAAGCTGAGCGCGGGTTCGCTGGAGGGAGTCTCCGAGCGCGCCGGTGTGGTGATGGGCGTGGTGGTTGCCAACCGCCCGGGCCTGGAGGCGCCGTATGGCCAGGGCCACAAGCAGCCCGAGGGCCGCAAGCCCGTGTCGCTGCGCGCCCATGACGTGGCGCTGGTGAGCGAGGTGCCCGCCAGCGAGCTGGGGCTGCGCGGGCCGTCGCTGGTGATTCCCACGGCCTGCGCCGCGGGCAACAGCGCCATCGGCTGCGCGATGGACCTCATCCAGGACGGCCATGCCGACCTGATGCTCGCGGGGGGCGTGGACGAGCTGTCGCCCGCGATGCTCATGATGTTCTCGCTGTTCGACGCGATGTCCACCGACGTGGTGCGCCCGTTCGACAAGAACCGGCGCGGGCTCATCCTCTCCGAGGGCGCGGCGGTGCTGGTGCTCGAGGCCGAGGAGCACGCCCGGGCACGCGGCGCGCACATCTATGGACGGGTGCTCGGGCACGGGAACTTCGCGGATGCCCACGACATGACGCACCCGCACCCCGAGGGGCTCGGCGCGCGGCTCGCCATGGCGTCGGCGCTGCGCGAGAGCGGGCTGTCCCCGAAGGACGTGCACTACGTCTCCGCGCACGGGACGGGAACGCCGACCAATGATCCGACCGAGGCCCGGGCCATCCGGGACCTGTTCGGCAGCCACACGGACTCGCTGCCCGTCTCGTCCATCAAGTCGATGCTGGGGCACTCCCAGGGCGCCGCGAGCGCCATCGAGTCGGTGGCGTGCCTGATGGCGATGCGCGACGGCGTGGTGCCGCCGACCGTGAACTTCACGGAGGCGGACCCCGAGTGCCAGGCGCTCGATGTGGTGCCCAACCAGGCCCGCAAGCACCGCGTGCAGGTGGCGATGAACAACGCGTTCGGCTTTGGCGGCAACATTTCTTGCGTCGTCTTCGGTCAGTGA